From the genome of Thermomicrobiales bacterium, one region includes:
- a CDS encoding 5'-methylthioadenosine/S-adenosylhomocysteine nucleosidase: MNIGVVIAMSSERVQLDPHATSQVTEQHGPWRVDRYAIGGHDVVAVTSGIGMANAAAGTEFLIQTEHPAAIANFGCAGAHRRDLLPGDVIIATEVINHALMQVLPDGSERYTGYATESEGEHQHGLELKPDPKLVELAQQAAAANSPEPWPQELYWPASMPYRLPNVYLGPVVSADTWTQAHSRLDILHDRHGSLCEEMEAAAVGRIAGLHGIPTLFIKDISNNEYLRESDLQEFSDFPVAEVGKRAAALLAHTIALL, from the coding sequence ATGAACATCGGAGTCGTCATCGCCATGTCGAGCGAGCGGGTGCAGCTCGACCCGCACGCAACGTCGCAGGTCACCGAGCAGCATGGGCCCTGGCGGGTCGACCGCTATGCCATTGGAGGACATGACGTCGTCGCCGTCACCTCCGGTATCGGCATGGCGAATGCCGCCGCAGGAACCGAATTCCTGATTCAAACCGAACACCCAGCGGCAATCGCGAACTTCGGCTGCGCGGGCGCGCACCGGCGCGATCTGCTCCCCGGCGATGTCATCATCGCAACCGAGGTCATCAATCACGCCCTGATGCAGGTCCTGCCCGATGGCAGCGAACGCTACACCGGCTATGCCACCGAATCCGAAGGTGAGCACCAGCACGGACTCGAGTTGAAACCCGATCCCAAACTGGTCGAGTTGGCCCAACAGGCCGCCGCGGCAAACTCACCGGAGCCCTGGCCACAGGAGCTCTACTGGCCTGCGTCCATGCCATACCGCTTGCCAAACGTCTATCTCGGACCAGTTGTTTCTGCCGACACATGGACCCAGGCGCATTCCCGGCTGGACATCCTGCACGACCGGCACGGTTCGCTCTGCGAAGAGATGGAAGCCGCCGCCGTCGGCCGTATCGCCGGATTGCACGGGATACCGACACTGTTCATCAAGGACATCTCGAACAACGAGTACCTGCGCGAGAGCGATCTGCAGGAGTTCTCTGACTTCCCGGTCGCCGAGGTTGGCAAGCGGGCTGCCGCGCTGCTCGCTCACACCATCGCGCTCCTCTAG
- a CDS encoding KH domain-containing protein produces the protein MSAVTPEQQLQGLIEYIAGELVDSPDDFEVISERRGGSVHVTLKVKEEAMGRVIGRQGRIAKAMRTLVMITGSRNNVRASLDIEG, from the coding sequence ATGTCGGCTGTAACCCCCGAGCAGCAGCTTCAGGGTCTCATCGAGTACATCGCGGGCGAGCTCGTCGATTCTCCGGACGATTTCGAGGTCATCTCTGAACGCCGCGGGGGTTCGGTGCATGTGACCCTGAAGGTAAAGGAAGAGGCGATGGGCCGGGTGATCGGCCGCCAGGGCCGTATCGCCAAGGCGATGCGCACGCTGGTCATGATTACCGGATCGCGCAACAACGTCCGTGCCAGCCTCGACATCGAAGGATAG
- a CDS encoding SDR family oxidoreductase yields MTVNAIGPAYTQTELTRNILADPQVQAKLVSRIPTGRFGLPEDLVGASVFLCSESARFVTGQTLYIDGGFTAD; encoded by the coding sequence GTGACCGTGAATGCCATCGGACCGGCGTACACCCAGACCGAACTCACCCGCAACATCCTGGCCGATCCGCAAGTCCAGGCCAAACTCGTCAGCCGAATCCCCACCGGCCGCTTCGGTTTGCCCGAAGACCTGGTCGGAGCCTCGGTCTTCCTCTGCTCAGAGTCGGCCCGGTTCGTCACCGGACAAACCCTCTATATCGACGGCGGCTTCACCGCCGATTGA
- the rpsP gene encoding 30S ribosomal protein S16, with the protein MIKLRLRRMGAKKRPSYRIVAADSRSKRDGRIIEQIGFYDPLTEPATLKVNEERAAYWLSVGAQPTETVHILLRNLGLIPDDKAERAAQHAKPAAS; encoded by the coding sequence GTGATCAAACTTCGTCTTCGCCGCATGGGAGCCAAGAAGCGCCCGAGCTATCGCATCGTGGCGGCCGACAGCCGCTCGAAGCGCGACGGCCGCATCATCGAGCAGATCGGGTTCTATGACCCGCTGACCGAGCCGGCCACCCTCAAGGTGAACGAGGAACGCGCCGCGTACTGGCTTAGCGTTGGCGCTCAGCCGACCGAGACCGTGCACATTCTGCTGCGCAACCTGGGGCTCATCCCGGATGACAAGGCCGAGCGCGCTGCCCAGCACGCCAAGCCAGCCGCAAGCTAA
- a CDS encoding SDR family NAD(P)-dependent oxidoreductase: MSEDDSRRRLRLVRPGEEPPATAAAPPPAARPGMPFPYPPGIFANMFDLTGKTALIVGGGGGLARAIASAMADFGARIAIADLNLDNAEITAAACDRPGMDAMAAMLDVTDPDMVEDVISQIDELTGGIDILLNGAGITIRKPAVDFTPEDWMAVINTNLSGVFYVTQAVGRGMIQRGYGRILSIGSVSSLLGHPENAPYAAAKGGIAIMTKSFATEWAPFG, from the coding sequence GTGAGCGAAGACGATTCCAGACGACGGCTGCGCCTCGTGCGTCCGGGCGAAGAACCTCCAGCCACTGCCGCCGCGCCGCCGCCAGCCGCTCGGCCGGGCATGCCCTTTCCCTATCCACCCGGCATCTTCGCAAACATGTTCGATCTCACCGGGAAGACCGCGCTCATCGTCGGCGGCGGAGGCGGCCTCGCGCGCGCGATCGCCAGCGCCATGGCGGACTTCGGCGCGCGCATCGCCATTGCCGATCTCAATCTGGACAATGCGGAGATAACCGCCGCGGCGTGTGACCGACCGGGTATGGACGCGATGGCCGCGATGCTCGATGTCACCGACCCGGACATGGTCGAAGACGTCATTTCACAGATCGACGAACTCACCGGCGGGATCGATATCCTGCTGAACGGCGCCGGGATCACCATTCGCAAGCCAGCGGTCGACTTCACCCCGGAAGACTGGATGGCAGTGATCAACACCAATCTTTCCGGCGTCTTTTATGTCACGCAGGCAGTTGGCCGCGGCATGATTCAACGGGGATATGGCCGGATTCTCTCGATCGGGTCGGTCTCCAGCCTGCTCGGCCACCCGGAGAACGCGCCCTATGCAGCCGCAAAGGGCGGAATCGCGATCATGACCAAATCCTTCGCCACCGAATGGGCTCCCTTTGGGTGA
- a CDS encoding FGGY family carbohydrate kinase: MILIGVEAGSTSVRATAFDERGQIVSAAARALTPISPHPGWAELEQSAVFAAVGQAIQELKPNLPETPELLCLTAPADGLWLLERDGAPARHAILSTDRRASPYTQEWAGTGILAGVFRRAGYALAPQTQAALLRWLIDHEPASIERSATAFSYKDALLFRLTGARATDITDASAPFLDIRSRVYDEELIDLLRLRTVRAILPELDVATGSLWPLSNAGADLTGLPAGLAVHAAPFDAIAVGLAAGLQGTGDAFIILGPQLLTGVQIERLELNGSPAGRTVCLPRYDRWIRLLTSASGMTLLDWLLPLVSVTYAGLDAVLKRTPPGSNGASIIPSFSEGGETAPYLDSAARGVIAGLSTATTKDDLARASCEALALQARACIASSELPLGVVTLTGGGSRAPAFRQLLADVLGVPLHIAPQPETAARGAVIAGMLAAEIPYDHVAWTAPTAEVTPDPATVAIYNDLYARYAAEQLAIRTRS, from the coding sequence ATGATCCTCATCGGTGTCGAAGCTGGTTCCACCTCGGTCCGCGCGACCGCGTTCGACGAACGCGGCCAGATCGTGTCGGCTGCCGCGCGTGCGCTCACCCCCATCTCGCCCCATCCGGGGTGGGCCGAGCTCGAACAGTCCGCAGTGTTCGCTGCCGTCGGCCAGGCAATTCAGGAACTGAAACCGAATCTCCCCGAAACACCCGAGCTGCTCTGCCTGACCGCCCCAGCCGACGGTCTCTGGCTCCTGGAGCGAGACGGCGCCCCGGCGCGGCATGCCATTCTGTCCACCGACCGACGAGCAAGCCCGTATACCCAGGAGTGGGCGGGCACCGGAATTCTCGCTGGAGTCTTTCGTCGCGCAGGATACGCGCTTGCGCCCCAAACGCAGGCCGCGCTCTTGCGGTGGCTCATCGATCACGAACCAGCATCCATCGAGCGATCCGCGACCGCGTTCTCCTATAAAGACGCGCTTCTCTTTCGGCTGACCGGCGCCCGGGCCACCGATATCACCGACGCGTCGGCGCCGTTTCTCGACATCCGCTCGCGCGTCTACGACGAAGAGCTCATCGATCTGCTCCGGCTTCGGACAGTGCGGGCGATCCTGCCGGAACTCGATGTCGCCACTGGTTCGCTTTGGCCCTTGAGCAATGCGGGCGCGGATCTGACCGGGCTCCCAGCTGGCCTGGCAGTGCATGCGGCGCCATTCGACGCGATCGCGGTCGGTCTGGCCGCCGGTTTGCAGGGCACCGGTGACGCGTTCATCATCCTGGGACCGCAACTGCTCACCGGCGTGCAGATCGAGCGCCTGGAATTGAACGGTTCCCCCGCCGGACGCACCGTCTGCTTGCCACGGTATGACCGCTGGATTCGGCTGTTGACGTCGGCCAGCGGAATGACACTGCTCGACTGGCTACTGCCGCTGGTATCCGTCACCTATGCCGGACTCGACGCAGTTTTGAAACGTACGCCACCGGGATCCAATGGTGCGTCGATCATCCCGTCCTTCTCCGAGGGGGGCGAAACAGCGCCATATCTCGACTCCGCCGCGCGCGGTGTCATCGCCGGGCTATCGACCGCAACCACCAAAGACGACCTCGCTCGCGCGTCATGCGAAGCCCTGGCGCTCCAGGCGCGTGCTTGCATCGCTTCGTCTGAACTGCCGCTTGGCGTGGTCACCCTCACCGGTGGCGGCTCGCGTGCTCCTGCCTTTCGCCAGCTCCTGGCCGACGTCCTCGGCGTTCCACTCCATATCGCGCCACAACCAGAAACTGCCGCCCGCGGCGCGGTGATCGCCGGAATGCTTGCTGCCGAGATTCCCTACGATCACGTCGCCTGGACCGCTCCAACCGCCGAAGTCACCCCAGATCCCGCAACCGTCGCTATCTACAACGACCTCTACGCCCGCTACGCCGCCGAACAGCTCGCGATCCGAACCCGGAGCTGA
- a CDS encoding ABC transporter permease, with the protein MARSLATRILYTVLVVATAMSIVFLMLQLSGDPADALIPPGSDPADVAALRAKFGLDESLPEQYLDYMRHAAVGDFGTSWRTQQPAMALVLERLGATLVLTGTAFLLSLIIAIPLGVLAGSRSSRPIGWLASGVGVLGQAFPAFWLGTVLILLFSVRLGWLPSSGRSGFDSLILPALALAAFPTATLMRIVRVSVADVARADYVRTANAKGLPGRAVLWRHIARNALLPTIAYAGLVGGFLVAGAIAVEVVFAWPGIGQLAMQSVASRDLPVIQAFVAVVAVLIVLANLAADAVALAVDPRLREAAVSGAFQ; encoded by the coding sequence ATGGCGCGATCGCTTGCAACTCGAATCCTGTACACGGTGCTCGTGGTGGCGACTGCCATGAGCATCGTCTTCCTGATGTTGCAGCTTTCCGGCGACCCGGCCGATGCGTTGATTCCGCCCGGGAGCGATCCGGCCGATGTAGCCGCGCTGCGCGCCAAGTTCGGGCTGGACGAGTCGCTGCCGGAGCAGTATCTCGACTACATGCGGCATGCGGCCGTGGGCGATTTCGGGACTTCATGGCGCACGCAGCAACCGGCCATGGCGTTGGTGCTGGAACGCCTCGGCGCGACATTGGTTCTGACCGGCACGGCATTCCTCCTTTCGCTCATCATCGCGATTCCGCTTGGAGTGCTGGCGGGATCGCGCAGCAGTCGCCCGATCGGCTGGTTGGCCAGCGGTGTCGGCGTGCTGGGACAAGCGTTTCCCGCCTTTTGGCTGGGCACGGTGTTGATCCTGTTGTTCAGCGTGCGGCTTGGATGGTTGCCATCGTCTGGCCGGAGTGGTTTCGACTCACTGATCTTGCCAGCGTTGGCGCTGGCCGCGTTCCCCACCGCAACCCTGATGCGCATCGTGCGGGTATCGGTGGCGGATGTGGCGCGTGCGGACTATGTGCGCACGGCGAACGCGAAAGGTCTTCCGGGGAGAGCTGTGCTTTGGCGGCATATCGCGCGAAACGCGTTGTTGCCGACGATCGCCTATGCGGGACTCGTTGGCGGATTCCTGGTTGCCGGGGCGATTGCGGTCGAAGTCGTCTTCGCCTGGCCGGGCATTGGACAACTCGCGATGCAATCGGTCGCCAGCCGGGACCTGCCGGTCATTCAGGCGTTCGTGGCAGTGGTTGCCGTGCTGATCGTGCTGGCGAATCTCGCGGCCGATGCTGTTGCCCTGGCAGTCGATCCTCGCTTGCGGGAAGCGGCGGTCTCGGGGGCATTCCAATGA
- the rimM gene encoding ribosome maturation factor RimM (Essential for efficient processing of 16S rRNA), whose amino-acid sequence MFLTIGIIVGTHGVVGELKVRPVTDVPEQFEALSSVYVGEESRPRKVQNARFHSGNWLLKLRGITTPEEGAELRGQAIRISGRDAIPPEAGEFLLYQLIGLTAFDEAGQKIGTTVDLIETGSRDVFVIRPESGPDILLPNTDTAVLEIVPTEKRMVVRLLDYL is encoded by the coding sequence GTGTTTCTCACGATCGGCATCATCGTCGGCACGCACGGCGTCGTCGGCGAGTTGAAGGTCCGCCCGGTGACGGACGTACCTGAGCAGTTCGAAGCGCTCTCGTCGGTCTACGTCGGCGAAGAATCCCGACCGCGCAAGGTTCAGAATGCCCGGTTCCATTCCGGGAACTGGCTGCTCAAGCTGCGGGGTATCACGACCCCGGAGGAAGGAGCCGAGTTGCGGGGACAGGCGATCCGCATTTCCGGCAGAGATGCGATTCCACCGGAAGCGGGAGAGTTCCTGCTCTACCAGCTCATTGGGTTGACCGCATTCGACGAGGCGGGTCAGAAGATCGGCACCACTGTCGATCTGATCGAGACAGGTTCGCGCGATGTTTTCGTCATTCGGCCGGAGAGCGGACCGGATATCCTGCTGCCGAACACGGATACAGCGGTGCTGGAAATTGTGCCGACAGAGAAGCGCATGGTGGTGCGGCTGCTCGATTACCTGTAG
- a CDS encoding ABC transporter permease encodes MMPTNAMRPAFARSDAPVAADEPRRRRALPRYPAGAWVGLAIVALLTILALFGPMVAGDPDKQVLRDRLAPLAFFGGTWEHPLGTDQLGRDQLARVLAGCRITLFLSVAVSLASLVIGTLLGLLGGLRPGRIDRVIGFMVDVQIALPVVVVAIAASALFDPGFLLVFLVLLSTGWVAYQRVVRLQARALGQTQFVEASRSIGGSRLWIIRRHVLPNLAGTVAVLATQQMAAVILFEAALSYLGLGMPVDAITWGRMVADGRETMLTAWWVPVVPGCFIALAVLGFHLIGEWFGTRQAAPLL; translated from the coding sequence ATGATGCCCACCAATGCCATGCGGCCGGCGTTCGCGCGATCCGACGCTCCCGTCGCGGCGGACGAACCCAGGCGGAGGCGCGCGCTGCCGCGCTATCCGGCGGGAGCCTGGGTTGGACTCGCGATCGTTGCGCTGTTGACGATCCTGGCATTGTTCGGACCGATGGTTGCAGGCGACCCAGACAAACAGGTATTGCGCGATCGGCTCGCGCCTCTGGCTTTCTTCGGGGGAACCTGGGAGCATCCGTTGGGAACCGATCAACTCGGACGTGACCAATTGGCGCGCGTGCTTGCCGGTTGCCGGATCACGCTGTTCTTGTCAGTGGCGGTCTCGCTCGCATCCCTCGTCATCGGCACACTGCTCGGTCTGCTGGGCGGACTACGACCTGGGCGCATCGACCGCGTGATTGGATTCATGGTCGATGTCCAGATCGCGCTGCCGGTGGTGGTGGTTGCCATTGCGGCGTCCGCATTGTTCGACCCTGGTTTTTTACTGGTCTTCCTGGTGCTGCTTTCGACCGGATGGGTTGCGTATCAGCGCGTTGTGCGGTTGCAAGCGCGTGCGTTGGGTCAGACGCAGTTTGTCGAAGCGAGCCGATCGATCGGCGGGAGCCGACTCTGGATTATTCGGCGGCACGTGCTTCCGAACCTGGCCGGCACGGTCGCGGTCCTGGCGACGCAGCAGATGGCGGCGGTGATCCTGTTCGAGGCGGCGTTGAGCTATCTCGGTCTGGGGATGCCAGTCGACGCTATCACCTGGGGACGCATGGTGGCCGATGGACGCGAAACGATGCTCACCGCCTGGTGGGTGCCGGTCGTGCCAGGGTGCTTCATCGCGCTAGCCGTACTTGGATTTCATTTGATCGGCGAATGGTTTGGAACGCGGCAGGCGGCGCCGCTTTTGTAA
- a CDS encoding DUF1634 domain-containing protein, protein MTEQQIPREDLIYHSAAKVLRYGFLISAVTLVLGAAWSIVDRHPLSTDVLPFQDIPGALADGNPSSLIDLGILLMMLTPVVTVLVIAVDFFRLGERKFVTLSLGVLAILITSIVISLLK, encoded by the coding sequence ATGACCGAGCAGCAGATTCCACGCGAAGACCTCATCTATCACAGCGCCGCCAAGGTGTTGCGCTATGGCTTTCTCATCTCCGCTGTGACGCTGGTGCTGGGCGCCGCCTGGTCGATCGTCGACCGGCACCCGCTGTCGACCGATGTCCTTCCGTTCCAGGACATTCCCGGAGCGCTGGCCGATGGCAATCCGTCGTCGCTGATCGATCTGGGCATCCTCTTGATGATGCTGACCCCGGTAGTGACGGTGCTCGTGATTGCCGTGGATTTCTTTCGTCTTGGCGAGCGCAAGTTCGTCACGTTGTCGCTGGGGGTGCTCGCCATCTTGATCACCTCCATCGTCATCTCATTGCTCAAATGA
- a CDS encoding class II aldolase/adducin family protein, giving the protein MLLEAQRRRIVETGMEALRRGIVHGTAGNFSERDRATGLIAISPSGIPYPETTIEDVVIVDLDGNIVEGRRRPSSETPMHTMVMRQFDHVDAIVHTHSHYATVVSTIRSYLPPILTETSLVVGARVPVTRYGLTALDDIGLSVVEVMTPASRAVIMRNHGLITFGQSFDQALLYSMLVEEAAEVYVQALAANGGREPNLVPEELIDEMTERFNAGYGQPRNEG; this is encoded by the coding sequence ATGTTGCTCGAGGCGCAGCGGCGCAGGATCGTCGAAACCGGGATGGAGGCGTTGCGGCGGGGCATCGTGCATGGCACGGCCGGCAATTTCAGCGAGCGCGACCGCGCGACCGGATTGATCGCGATTTCGCCCAGCGGGATCCCGTATCCGGAAACGACGATCGAGGATGTGGTGATCGTCGACCTGGACGGCAACATCGTCGAGGGGCGCCGCCGGCCGAGTTCCGAGACGCCGATGCACACCATGGTGATGCGGCAATTCGATCATGTCGATGCCATCGTGCATACCCATTCGCACTACGCGACGGTGGTGAGCACGATTCGGTCCTACCTTCCACCGATTCTTACTGAGACATCCCTTGTGGTTGGCGCGCGCGTGCCAGTGACGCGCTATGGGTTGACCGCGCTCGATGATATCGGTCTGAGTGTTGTCGAGGTGATGACGCCTGCGTCCCGCGCGGTCATCATGCGCAACCATGGGCTGATTACCTTTGGGCAGAGTTTCGATCAGGCGTTGCTCTATTCGATGCTGGTCGAGGAAGCGGCTGAGGTCTATGTTCAGGCGTTGGCCGCAAATGGCGGCCGCGAGCCCAACCTGGTGCCGGAAGAACTCATCGATGAAATGACCGAGCGGTTCAATGCGGGATATGGACAGCCGCGGAACGAGGGGTGA
- a CDS encoding nitroreductase family protein has protein sequence MSEREQELGTVIRGRRSVRAFLSDPVPSTVVRDAIAAAGWAPSPHGRQPWRFAVVEAPERRRGLAEAMAATWDEQLRLDGQDEEIVRIRLEKSKQRLIEAPVLVIPCLYLADLDVYPDPDRQEAERIMAIQSIGSAIQNFLLSVYASGFDAGWMCAPLFCPDVVAGFLGLDPKLIPHALLPVGKAAKDPVRRARMPVNALIVQWE, from the coding sequence GTGAGCGAGCGGGAGCAAGAACTCGGGACCGTGATTCGCGGACGGCGGTCGGTGCGGGCGTTCTTGTCCGACCCGGTGCCATCCACCGTCGTGCGTGATGCCATCGCGGCTGCTGGTTGGGCGCCGTCTCCCCACGGGCGGCAGCCGTGGCGATTTGCAGTGGTGGAAGCTCCCGAACGGCGGCGCGGGCTGGCCGAGGCGATGGCCGCAACCTGGGATGAGCAACTGCGGCTCGACGGGCAGGATGAGGAGATCGTGCGTATCCGGTTGGAGAAGAGCAAGCAGCGTTTGATCGAGGCGCCGGTGCTGGTGATTCCATGCCTTTACCTCGCGGATCTCGATGTCTATCCCGATCCAGACCGGCAGGAAGCGGAACGAATCATGGCGATCCAGAGTATTGGGTCCGCGATCCAGAACTTCCTGTTGTCGGTCTACGCGTCCGGATTCGATGCTGGCTGGATGTGCGCGCCGCTCTTTTGTCCCGATGTCGTGGCGGGTTTTCTGGGGTTGGACCCAAAGTTGATCCCGCATGCCTTGTTGCCGGTGGGGAAGGCCGCAAAGGATCCGGTGCGTCGCGCCCGCATGCCGGTGAATGCGCTCATCGTGCAATGGGAGTGA
- a CDS encoding ABC transporter substrate-binding protein: MGEHWIRTVDDWNLNRRQLLGALGMGLGAAVLTQTRVSAQTPEASAIARSASLTIDLSSEPDTLDPALTYAPTGWSIVHSVYDSLLQFDNDGNLELLLAERWEWTSPTTIAVTLRPGITFHNGEPLTSAAVKFSLEHLTAEETASQVRANFAVIESLTEIDELNFELTLSQPAPWLPAQVAAWLAVLPPEYAASNDFARNPVGTGPYVFGGWSAGEEIALTANEHYFTDSPKGVPIADAVAYRFVPDATTRVADLLSGNAQLVQGVPVDQVSAVEDGGQQVIAQQVSGSVFVRVPNTVEPFTDPQVRAALNFAVDVPAIVDALLGGNGAPLANVFVPSSMGYDANLSPYAYDPDMAKELLAAAGYPDGFSTTMDVSATERLDIAQAVAGMLGEVGIEVEVTQKELAVFNAPDQWSGAAADAADLRLISWRPLFDPYTLLSLMFSNTGFLSRFDDPTTQELIDRFANEPDPALRASIGRELGKEMHDNPAAIYLYDLTAIYGVAEGTPPWSPRADEYLIATYRG; this comes from the coding sequence ATGGGTGAACATTGGATACGAACAGTCGACGATTGGAACCTGAACCGGCGACAGTTGCTCGGGGCGCTGGGAATGGGGCTGGGAGCGGCCGTGCTCACGCAAACCCGCGTGTCGGCGCAAACCCCGGAAGCCTCAGCCATTGCCCGGTCGGCCTCGCTGACCATCGACCTCAGCTCGGAGCCGGACACCCTCGACCCAGCCCTTACCTATGCACCGACTGGATGGTCGATCGTGCATTCGGTGTACGACTCGCTGCTGCAATTCGACAATGATGGCAATCTGGAGCTGTTGCTGGCCGAGCGATGGGAATGGACCTCGCCAACGACCATCGCTGTCACGCTGCGACCCGGCATCACCTTCCACAATGGCGAGCCGTTGACCAGCGCCGCGGTGAAGTTCTCGCTCGAGCATCTGACCGCGGAGGAAACCGCGTCGCAGGTGCGCGCGAACTTCGCCGTCATCGAATCGTTGACCGAAATCGACGAACTCAACTTCGAGTTGACGCTCTCGCAGCCGGCTCCCTGGTTGCCAGCGCAAGTAGCCGCCTGGTTGGCCGTGCTGCCGCCGGAGTATGCGGCCAGCAATGACTTTGCCCGCAACCCGGTCGGAACCGGACCGTATGTGTTCGGCGGGTGGTCGGCAGGCGAGGAGATCGCGCTCACTGCCAACGAGCACTACTTCACCGACAGCCCCAAAGGCGTTCCGATTGCCGATGCGGTGGCCTATCGCTTCGTGCCGGACGCCACGACGCGGGTGGCCGATCTGCTGTCAGGGAACGCGCAGCTCGTGCAGGGTGTGCCGGTCGATCAGGTGAGCGCGGTCGAAGACGGCGGCCAACAGGTGATTGCGCAGCAGGTTTCGGGGAGCGTTTTCGTGCGCGTGCCGAATACGGTCGAACCGTTCACCGATCCGCAAGTGCGTGCGGCGCTGAACTTCGCGGTGGATGTGCCGGCCATTGTCGACGCATTGCTTGGTGGGAATGGCGCGCCACTGGCGAATGTCTTCGTGCCGAGCAGCATGGGTTATGACGCGAATCTGTCACCCTATGCCTACGATCCCGACATGGCGAAGGAGCTGCTGGCGGCTGCCGGGTATCCCGACGGTTTTTCGACCACGATGGATGTTTCCGCCACCGAGCGCCTGGATATTGCGCAGGCGGTTGCCGGGATGCTGGGGGAAGTCGGCATCGAGGTCGAGGTCACGCAAAAGGAACTGGCAGTCTTCAATGCGCCCGATCAATGGAGTGGCGCGGCCGCCGATGCCGCCGACTTGCGCCTGATTTCGTGGCGTCCGTTGTTCGATCCCTACACGCTGCTGAGTTTGATGTTTTCCAACACCGGGTTTCTCTCCCGATTCGATGATCCCACGACACAGGAACTCATCGACCGGTTTGCCAACGAGCCCGATCCAGCGCTGCGCGCTTCGATCGGTAGGGAACTGGGCAAGGAGATGCACGACAATCCAGCCGCGATCTATCTCTATGACCTGACCGCGATCTACGGTGTGGCCGAGGGTACGCCCCCTTGGTCGCCGCGGGCAGATGAGTATCTGATCGCCACGTATCGCGGTTGA
- a CDS encoding cupin domain-containing protein, giving the protein MSDPSAIDWSAIPVEHPLAGITRQTIHGENQTLVRYVYQPGSVFPVHQHPEEQITIILGGSIDFTVDGAPLTLSAGDVALIPANVPHGATVTGREIVETLNTMAPRRVSAPMGRAENEGSA; this is encoded by the coding sequence ATGTCCGATCCGTCTGCCATCGACTGGAGCGCGATCCCGGTCGAGCATCCGCTCGCCGGCATCACCCGACAGACCATCCACGGCGAGAATCAGACGCTGGTGCGCTATGTCTACCAGCCCGGATCGGTCTTTCCCGTTCATCAGCACCCCGAGGAACAGATCACCATCATTCTTGGCGGCTCGATCGACTTCACGGTCGACGGCGCGCCGCTCACGCTGTCGGCAGGTGATGTCGCGCTTATCCCGGCCAACGTTCCGCACGGCGCAACGGTGACCGGGCGCGAAATCGTCGAGACTTTGAATACAATGGCGCCACGACGGGTTTCGGCTCCCATGGGCCGCGCGGAGAATGAGGGCAGCGCGTGA